In Caldilineales bacterium, the following proteins share a genomic window:
- a CDS encoding lipopolysaccharide biosynthesis protein encodes MTSQTRAMGRSLSLISLNKGVQLIGGALWALVIPRWLGPEAYGRFALATAISLLLWWVGDLGGLEVFGRYIPIWQERQPEQAHKLFGQMFWIRCLIGASLVPLMLVVGPWVAPWLRGWPAALTGLAAGLHIASWTSYHLLYARKEMGKWAVELSWRLITQLPLVLLVGRWGLTAQLAAFVANEAIYLALALFWTRTWFSRATLRPDWAFTRPFLRLGAGFWATNAGLIILFRSGTILVQLFTGDPVQVSYYDLALVVFFLVYTIVDQLVRSFLPTVSEFHEGGQGERVASWLQTVTQWGAAVGVMAVVVAQYTARWIMPFVLGADYGDSARVLQVMLLALPALVLVSVGTVATAMRASSRAKIIAIAVGLLVFYGSSPLLGRSQGALGVSGSLSLGLAGYALVLFAFVRHDLRVRWLALFGLFGLGAPLLAAQSLVTAHGFGLAIAASALAVALYLAAALALRLLSPAPLHLALRLLSRSRPAP; translated from the coding sequence ATGACATCACAGACGCGGGCGATGGGCCGCAGCCTCTCGCTCATCTCGCTCAACAAGGGCGTCCAGCTCATCGGCGGGGCGCTTTGGGCCTTGGTCATCCCCCGCTGGCTGGGGCCAGAGGCCTACGGCCGCTTCGCCCTGGCGACGGCCATCTCTCTGCTCCTGTGGTGGGTCGGCGACCTGGGCGGGTTGGAGGTTTTCGGGCGCTACATCCCCATCTGGCAGGAGCGGCAACCAGAACAGGCCCATAAGCTCTTCGGCCAGATGTTCTGGATCCGCTGTCTGATCGGCGCCAGTCTCGTCCCCCTGATGCTGGTGGTGGGGCCGTGGGTTGCGCCCTGGCTGCGGGGCTGGCCGGCGGCGCTGACCGGGTTGGCGGCCGGGCTGCATATCGCCTCCTGGACGAGCTATCACCTGTTGTACGCGCGCAAGGAGATGGGCAAATGGGCGGTTGAGCTTTCATGGCGCTTGATCACACAGCTTCCGCTCGTCCTGCTGGTGGGAAGATGGGGCCTGACCGCGCAGTTGGCCGCCTTCGTCGCCAACGAAGCCATCTATCTGGCCCTGGCGCTGTTCTGGACGCGCACCTGGTTCAGCCGGGCGACCCTGCGACCTGATTGGGCTTTCACGCGCCCGTTTCTGCGCCTGGGGGCCGGCTTCTGGGCCACCAACGCCGGCCTCATCATCCTTTTCCGCTCCGGCACCATCCTCGTGCAGCTGTTCACCGGCGACCCTGTGCAGGTTTCCTATTACGACCTGGCCCTGGTCGTCTTCTTCCTGGTCTACACCATCGTCGATCAACTCGTGCGCTCGTTTCTGCCTACCGTCAGCGAGTTCCACGAGGGCGGCCAGGGCGAGCGCGTGGCTTCCTGGCTGCAGACCGTCACACAATGGGGGGCGGCGGTGGGGGTGATGGCGGTTGTCGTTGCCCAGTATACCGCCCGCTGGATCATGCCCTTCGTCCTCGGCGCCGACTACGGCGATTCGGCGCGGGTCTTGCAGGTGATGCTGCTGGCGCTGCCGGCGCTGGTGCTGGTGAGCGTGGGGACGGTGGCCACCGCCATGCGCGCCAGTTCGCGGGCCAAGATCATCGCCATTGCCGTCGGCCTGCTGGTTTTCTATGGCAGCAGCCCGCTCCTGGGCCGCAGCCAAGGCGCCCTGGGTGTGTCCGGCTCGCTTTCGCTGGGGCTGGCAGGCTATGCCCTTGTGCTTTTTGCCTTCGTCCGGCATGATCTACGGGTTCGCTGGCTGGCGCTGTTCGGTCTTTTCGGCCTGGGCGCGCCGCTTCTGGCTGCCCAATCCTTGGTCACGGCGCACGGCTTTGGGCTGGCGATTGCTGCCTCTGCCCTTGCCGTCGCGCTCTATCTGGCGGCTGCCCTTGCCCTTCGCCTCCTCTCCCCCGCCCCGCTCCATCTCGCCCTGCGCCTGCTCTCACGCTCACGACCCGCCCCCTGA
- a CDS encoding PqqD family protein, translated as MLTLNSHPTHSPRTAHEITEGQAILVNLNTGFLFSLNTTGAFLWQRLDGHTSLGAIAADLAAAYEVATSVTEPDVLELANELLKEGLIQAG; from the coding sequence ATGCTCACCCTCAACTCCCACCCCACCCACTCCCCTCGCACCGCCCATGAGATCACCGAGGGCCAGGCCATCCTCGTCAACCTCAACACCGGCTTCCTGTTCTCGCTCAACACCACCGGCGCCTTCCTTTGGCAGCGACTCGACGGCCACACCAGCCTGGGCGCCATCGCTGCCGACCTCGCCGCCGCCTATGAGGTCGCAACCAGCGTCACCGAGCCGGATGTACTGGAACTGGCGAACGAGCTGCTGAAGGAAGGATTGATTCAGGCTGGTTGA
- the asnB gene encoding asparagine synthase (glutamine-hydrolyzing) gives MCGIAGLYHPDLPAPDLNPALAALAHRGPDDAGLWQGQAASVGACRLAIIDLSGGRQPVANEDGGVVAVQNGEIYNYLELMAELETLGHRFSSRSDTEVLVHAWEQWGVGCVEQFRGMFALAIHDRRRRSLFLARDRFGIKPLYLAGSGRALAFASELPALLTLLPERPTLNPAPLARLLSLGWVPGPATLYRGVEHLPPAHSLLLDEDGASLRRYWQPEPSPRPALRSGEEIIAQLDGLLQETVNLHLRSDVPVGALLSGGIDSGVLVALMRRSGHPNLRTFNIGFDHAGYDETGFAQLAAGHLGVQHHTLRFEAGAGDEAFDLLPDLVGRYGQPVGSATHLAIWLLYRACAAAGLKVILTGEGADELFGGYQWYAGETRLAAARAWPDPFRRLAARAAGLLGISPTAADLLRQPRLPLVDRYRRWLTPHSFAQAAAWLHPDLRAQADLTLPWAPPAADLHPLQAMTLLDLQSRLPDFINLEVDRMSMAHSVEARVPFLDHRLWEAVLSWEPSLNLRNGLEKGLLRQIARPLLPPAIVQRRKQGLASPHAAWWRRQRLPDWAEDLLQPAALASAGLFHPPAVLSLRQAHRSGQMDAATPLTAMLTAQVWAGW, from the coding sequence ATGTGCGGCATCGCCGGCCTCTACCATCCCGATCTCCCCGCGCCCGATCTCAATCCGGCCCTGGCGGCGCTGGCCCACCGCGGGCCGGATGATGCCGGCCTCTGGCAAGGCCAGGCGGCCTCGGTCGGCGCTTGCCGGCTGGCGATCATCGACCTGAGCGGCGGGCGCCAGCCGGTTGCCAACGAAGATGGGGGCGTGGTGGCGGTTCAGAACGGCGAAATCTACAACTATCTGGAACTGATGGCCGAGCTGGAGACGCTCGGCCATCGTTTTAGCAGCCGCAGCGACACCGAGGTGCTGGTCCACGCCTGGGAACAGTGGGGGGTGGGGTGTGTCGAGCAATTTCGGGGCATGTTCGCCCTCGCCATCCACGACCGGCGCCGCCGCAGCCTGTTCCTGGCCCGCGACCGTTTTGGCATCAAGCCGCTTTACCTGGCCGGCAGCGGCCGCGCCCTTGCCTTTGCCTCCGAACTCCCTGCCCTCCTGACCCTGCTGCCTGAGCGCCCGACCCTCAACCCCGCCCCCCTCGCCCGACTGCTCAGCCTGGGCTGGGTTCCCGGCCCGGCGACGCTCTACCGGGGCGTCGAGCACCTGCCGCCGGCGCACAGCTTGCTGCTGGATGAGGATGGCGCCAGCCTCCGCCGCTACTGGCAGCCCGAACCGTCTCCTCGGCCGGCGTTACGGTCGGGCGAGGAAATCATCGCGCAGTTGGATGGCCTTCTGCAAGAGACGGTGAACCTCCATCTGCGCAGCGACGTGCCCGTGGGCGCCTTGCTCAGCGGCGGCATCGACTCCGGTGTGCTCGTCGCCCTCATGCGCCGCAGCGGGCATCCCAACCTGCGCACCTTCAACATCGGTTTCGACCACGCCGGCTACGACGAGACCGGCTTCGCCCAACTCGCCGCCGGGCATCTCGGTGTGCAACATCATACACTTCGTTTCGAGGCGGGCGCCGGTGACGAGGCGTTCGACCTGTTGCCCGATCTGGTTGGCCGCTATGGTCAGCCGGTCGGCAGCGCCACTCATCTGGCGATCTGGCTGCTGTACCGCGCCTGCGCCGCCGCCGGGCTGAAGGTCATCCTTACCGGCGAAGGCGCCGACGAACTGTTCGGCGGCTATCAGTGGTACGCCGGCGAGACGAGATTGGCCGCCGCTCGCGCCTGGCCCGACCCCTTTCGCCGCCTTGCCGCCCGCGCCGCCGGACTTCTCGGCATCTCGCCCACCGCCGCCGACCTGCTGCGCCAGCCACGGCTGCCGCTCGTGGATCGCTATCGCCGTTGGCTGACCCCACACAGCTTCGCTCAGGCCGCCGCCTGGCTTCATCCCGACCTCCGCGCCCAGGCCGACCTCACCCTGCCCTGGGCGCCCCCTGCCGCCGACCTGCACCCCCTTCAGGCCATGACGCTGCTCGACCTGCAGAGCCGTCTGCCCGACTTCATCAACCTGGAAGTCGACCGCATGAGCATGGCCCATAGCGTCGAGGCCCGCGTCCCTTTCCTCGACCACCGCCTGTGGGAGGCCGTCCTCTCTTGGGAGCCATCGCTGAACTTGAGAAACGGTCTCGAGAAAGGCTTACTGCGCCAGATCGCCCGCCCCCTCCTGCCCCCGGCCATCGTCCAGCGCCGCAAACAGGGGCTGGCCTCGCCCCACGCCGCCTGGTGGCGCCGCCAGCGCCTGCCCGACTGGGCCGAAGACCTGCTCCAACCCGCGGCCCTGGCCAGCGCCGGCCTCTTTCATCCCCCCGCCGTTCTCTCGCTGCGCCAGGCCCACCGCTCCGGCCAGATGGACGCGGCCACCCCCCTGACGGCGATGCTGACGGCGCAGGTGTGGGCGGGATGGTAG
- a CDS encoding DinB family protein: MFPELQHYWHRIDDLRRQVGRLVADLPAEALNWRPLPQVDDHAMNSLAAMAAHIAGAEHFWIAEVVGGYPPTRDRAAEFGLVVDGPAPLLARLEAVEKETAAVFERLTPSDLEGTRIAHDKPLPVRWSILHTIDHSALHLGHMQITYQLWMGGRSMPSPRWFERLPKA; this comes from the coding sequence ATGTTCCCCGAATTACAGCATTATTGGCATCGGATCGATGATCTGCGGCGGCAGGTGGGGCGGCTGGTGGCCGATTTACCTGCCGAAGCCCTGAACTGGCGGCCGTTGCCGCAGGTGGACGATCACGCCATGAATTCGTTGGCGGCGATGGCCGCGCACATCGCCGGGGCCGAGCATTTCTGGATCGCCGAGGTTGTGGGCGGTTATCCCCCCACCCGCGACCGCGCAGCCGAGTTCGGGTTGGTTGTGGACGGCCCAGCGCCGTTGTTGGCCCGGCTGGAGGCGGTGGAGAAGGAGACGGCGGCCGTGTTCGAGCGGTTGACGCCGTCCGACCTGGAGGGGACGCGCATCGCCCACGACAAGCCGCTGCCCGTGCGCTGGAGCATCCTGCACACCATCGACCACAGCGCCCTGCACCTGGGCCACATGCAGATCACCTACCAGCTGTGGATGGGTGGGCGCAGTATGCCCTCCCCGCGCTGGTTCGAGCGGCTGCCGAAAGCGTGA
- a CDS encoding type II toxin-antitoxin system HicB family antitoxin, whose translation MTLMHDRFTYRVTWSEEDEEYVGLCAEFPSLSWLAGSPEKVLAGIRTLVAEVVADMQANGETAPEPIATRRYSGRFMVRIPPELHRRLALEAAEAGVSLNRLASAKLTQ comes from the coding sequence ATGACTCTAATGCATGATCGTTTCACTTACCGCGTCACCTGGTCAGAGGAAGACGAAGAGTACGTTGGCCTGTGTGCCGAGTTTCCCAGCCTGAGCTGGCTGGCTGGCTCGCCCGAAAAGGTGTTGGCTGGGATTCGGACGCTTGTGGCTGAGGTGGTGGCTGATATGCAGGCCAACGGCGAGACGGCGCCTGAACCAATCGCCACCCGACGGTATAGCGGCCGATTCATGGTGCGCATTCCCCCCGAGCTGCATCGGCGCCTGGCTCTCGAAGCAGCGGAGGCGGGCGTTAGCCTCAACCGGCTGGCCAGCGCAAAGCTCACGCAGTAG
- the modB gene encoding molybdate ABC transporter permease subunit, translated as MKQGAGPAPRGSTWGRRLLIGVALAYAAFLILAPLAGLVAGAFGEGVGAILDALTQPDVLAAFRLTLVISLITVAVHTVGGVAVAWVLVRHEFRGKAILNGLIDMPFAVSPVVVGYMLLLLFGRNGLLGPILSALDIKIVFAMPGMVLATIFVTLPFMIRELIPVLEAFGIQQEQAAATLGASGWQTFRRVTLPALRWGMIYGLTLTFARALGEFGAVLVVGGGVKGRTETATLYIFRALDERQYVAAYSAALVLGVLSLLLVSGADLIRRREKR; from the coding sequence ATGAAACAAGGGGCGGGTCCCGCTCCCCGCGGCAGCACCTGGGGAAGGCGTTTGCTCATCGGCGTCGCCCTGGCCTATGCTGCCTTTTTGATCCTGGCGCCGCTGGCGGGATTGGTGGCGGGGGCCTTTGGCGAAGGCGTGGGCGCCATCCTCGACGCCCTCACCCAGCCCGACGTGCTGGCCGCCTTCCGTCTGACGCTGGTCATCAGCCTGATCACGGTCGCAGTGCACACCGTGGGCGGCGTGGCCGTGGCCTGGGTGCTGGTGCGGCACGAGTTCCGCGGCAAAGCCATCCTCAACGGCCTGATCGACATGCCGTTTGCCGTTTCGCCGGTGGTGGTGGGCTATATGCTGCTGCTGCTGTTCGGGCGCAACGGGCTGCTGGGGCCGATTCTCAGCGCCCTCGATATCAAGATCGTCTTCGCCATGCCGGGCATGGTGCTGGCGACGATCTTCGTCACCCTGCCGTTCATGATCCGCGAGCTGATCCCGGTGTTGGAGGCCTTCGGCATCCAGCAGGAGCAGGCGGCGGCCACGCTAGGCGCCAGCGGCTGGCAAACCTTCCGCCGGGTGACGCTGCCCGCCCTGCGCTGGGGGATGATCTACGGCCTCACCCTGACTTTTGCCCGCGCCCTGGGCGAGTTCGGGGCCGTGTTGGTGGTGGGCGGCGGGGTCAAGGGCCGCACCGAGACGGCTACGCTCTACATCTTCCGCGCCCTCGACGAGCGCCAGTATGTGGCTGCGTACAGCGCCGCCCTGGTGTTGGGCGTGCTCTCGTTGCTGCTGGTGAGTGGCGCCGACCTCATCCGCCGGCGTGAGAAGAGATAG
- a CDS encoding sulfate ABC transporter permease subunit: MTAVARPGREEAATTARRQWEVRAAAFSYLALLLIIPLLVILQDGLRAGLGGLLAQISQPIAWAALKLTLWTSAAMVLINTVMGALTAFVLVRYDFPLKPWLNAIVDLPLAIPTLVTGVMLVVLYGPQAAVGAWLKETWGWRIIFAPPGIVLALLFITFPFVVRAVQPVLLELDRAQEDAAATLGANSWTIFRRVTLPPLVLPLTSGALLSFARAIGEFGAIVIVAGNIPLYSQTAAVYVLGEVESENRLGASAMSIAMMAIAFSAIALVALIQRYRKRGRE, translated from the coding sequence ATGACCGCCGTTGCCCGCCCCGGTCGCGAGGAAGCCGCGACCACAGCCCGCCGGCAATGGGAGGTGCGCGCCGCCGCCTTCTCTTACCTGGCGCTGCTGTTGATCATACCGCTGCTCGTCATCCTGCAGGATGGATTGCGCGCGGGGCTGGGCGGGCTTCTCGCACAGATTTCGCAGCCCATCGCCTGGGCCGCCCTCAAGCTGACCCTGTGGACCTCGGCGGCGATGGTGCTGATCAACACCGTCATGGGCGCCCTGACGGCCTTCGTCCTGGTGCGCTACGATTTTCCCCTCAAACCCTGGCTCAATGCCATCGTCGACCTGCCCCTGGCCATCCCCACCCTCGTCACCGGCGTGATGTTGGTGGTGCTCTACGGGCCGCAAGCGGCCGTGGGCGCCTGGCTGAAGGAGACATGGGGCTGGCGGATCATTTTTGCGCCGCCGGGCATCGTCCTGGCCCTGCTGTTCATCACCTTCCCCTTCGTGGTGCGGGCCGTGCAGCCGGTGCTGCTGGAACTGGACCGGGCGCAGGAGGATGCAGCCGCCACCCTGGGGGCCAATTCCTGGACGATTTTCCGCCGCGTCACTCTGCCGCCGCTGGTCCTGCCCCTGACCAGCGGCGCCCTGCTCAGCTTTGCGCGGGCCATCGGCGAGTTCGGCGCCATCGTCATCGTGGCCGGGAACATCCCGCTCTATTCGCAGACGGCCGCCGTCTATGTCTTGGGCGAGGTCGAGTCGGAGAACCGGCTGGGGGCCAGCGCCATGTCGATTGCCATGATGGCGATCGCTTTCAGCGCCATCGCCCTCGTCGCCCTCATCCAACGTTATCGCAAGCGAGGCCGGGAATGA
- a CDS encoding sulfate ABC transporter substrate-binding protein, translating to MSNRLISLSIALLAAVVLAACGGAADTPEAAGNGQVKLVLGAYTTPREAYSELIPLFQQQWQAQTGQEVVFEESYLGSGAQSRAIVEGFEADIAALSLEADINRIEQAGLIKHDWRLGPAHGMVTDSIAVIGVRKGNPEAITDWADLARPGLEVLTPNPKTSGGAMWNILALYGAARRGQVEGVPAGDEAAAQQFLLSVLNNVTVMDKGARESITNFEKGVGDAIITYENEILVGQQAGQDYEYIIPTSTILIENPVAVVDVYADKHGTRAAAEAFVDFLFTPAAQSVFARHGLRSVDGAVAAAAAYPAVADIFTIADLGGWDKVTPEFFGGDGIYTRLVSQVQRLNTAP from the coding sequence TGATTTCACTCTCCATCGCTCTGCTCGCCGCCGTTGTGCTGGCGGCGTGCGGCGGGGCAGCGGACACGCCTGAAGCGGCCGGCAACGGCCAGGTCAAGCTCGTCCTCGGCGCCTACACCACCCCGCGCGAGGCCTACAGCGAGCTGATCCCCCTCTTCCAGCAGCAGTGGCAGGCGCAGACCGGCCAGGAGGTGGTGTTCGAGGAATCCTACCTGGGTTCGGGGGCGCAGTCACGCGCCATCGTCGAAGGCTTCGAGGCCGACATCGCCGCGCTGTCGTTGGAGGCCGACATCAACCGGATCGAGCAGGCCGGGCTGATCAAGCATGACTGGCGCCTCGGCCCTGCCCACGGCATGGTCACTGACTCGATCGCCGTCATCGGCGTGCGCAAGGGCAATCCCGAAGCCATCACCGATTGGGCCGACCTGGCCAGACCCGGCCTGGAGGTGCTGACGCCCAACCCCAAGACCAGCGGCGGCGCCATGTGGAACATCCTGGCCCTGTATGGCGCCGCCCGGCGCGGGCAGGTGGAGGGCGTGCCGGCGGGCGACGAGGCAGCGGCGCAGCAGTTCCTGTTGAGTGTGCTCAACAATGTCACGGTCATGGACAAGGGGGCGCGCGAGAGCATCACCAACTTCGAGAAAGGCGTGGGGGATGCCATCATCACCTATGAGAACGAGATCCTGGTGGGGCAACAGGCCGGGCAGGACTACGAGTACATCATCCCCACCTCCACCATCCTGATCGAGAACCCGGTGGCCGTGGTCGATGTCTATGCCGATAAGCACGGCACGCGCGCGGCGGCGGAAGCCTTCGTCGACTTCCTGTTCACGCCGGCGGCGCAATCGGTCTTTGCCAGGCACGGGTTGCGCTCGGTCGATGGCGCTGTGGCGGCCGCCGCTGCGTATCCCGCCGTCGCCGACATCTTCACCATCGCCGATCTTGGCGGCTGGGACAAAGTCACACCCGAATTCTTCGGCGGCGACGGCATCTACACCCGCCTGGTCTCGCAAGTCCAGCGCCTGAACACCGCGCCATGA